In Chryseobacterium sp., the genomic window GTTGTCAAAGCCTTCTATATGTCTTGGCTCTACAGGCATTCTGAGCAGCTTCTGCATTTCAGCCATAATTCTGTTGGTGTGCCTTTCAGGATCAACGATCTGAACCTGTTTTAGCTTTTCAAGACGGTATTCTCTGGCATTCTTTTCGGAAAGCTCCACAATTCTCTTTTTATCCCCAACTTTAGGAACAATCAGTTTTACATTGGGAATCTCAACCGACAAGTGGAAGGGAAGCAGTACTTCTTTAGAATCAGAACTGAATTTCTGACGGATTTCAATCAGAGCCTCTTCCATAATATCTTCATCCGTTTCCTCAAGTATCTTTTTGATTTCAGTGGTAAAACTCTGGATAATATTTCCATTTCTTATCTTGAAAAAATTGACATAAGCAGCCGTTTCATCACTGATCATTCCGAAAACATCCACATCGTCAATATTAGGATTGACCACGGTGTTTTTAGCCTGATAATCTTCCAGGATATCCAGCCTTTCTTTAATGATTTGAGCGGCCTCAAACTGAAGATTGGAGGCCAGTTTCATCATTTGGTTGACCAGGTATTCCTTTGCCTTACGGAAATCTCCTTTGACCATTCCACGGATGGCATCTACTTTTTCATCATATTCTTCTTTACTTTCAAGGTCCTCGCAGGGGCCTTCGCAATTTTTAATGTGATATTCAAGGCAAACCTTGTATTTTCCTTCTGCTATTTTGTTCGGAGAAAGATTTAGATTACAGGTTCTTAATTTATAAATGTGCTTTATGGTATCCAGTAAAATCTTGGCAGGGCGTACCTTCGCGTAGGGGCCATAGTATTCGGAACCGTCCTTAATAACATTTCTGGTCAGAAAGATCCTGGGAAAATCTTCATTTTTAATGCAGATCCATGGATAAGTCTTGTCATCCTTCAGCATGACATTATAGAACGGCTGATGTTCTTTGATCAGGTTATTTTCCAGTAAGAGAGCATCATATTCGTTGTTGACAATAGTTGTTTCCAGACGCTGGATCTTACTGACCATTATTTTGATCCTGTACCCTGAAAGATTTTTATTGAAATAGGAGAGAACCCTTTTCTTAAGATTTTTAGCTTTACCTACGTACAGCAGCTGTTCGTTTTTATCATAATAACGATAAACACCGGGTTCGGATGGTAAAGTTTTGAGCTGTAATTCTAAAGAAGGATTCATGTAACAAAATTAAGGAAACTTTCCCTATTTAAAAAAATTAAACCTGCAGATCACTTGCAGGTTTAATGGTATGTTTAAATTGTTGAGCCGTTTGCCATGGAAGTATATTCACTTATAAGAAAACTGAAATAATCCCATTCTACAGAATTTTTAGGATATTTTTTCATGAATTCTGCATGGTCACCAAAAAGAAAATCATAATTGTCTTCAAAATCATCCTTATGAAGCCACATAATTTTGTTGCCCTTTTTTATATAATAGGATTTGATAACACCGCCTCCCAGCTGTGGAGATCCCATCATAGAAAAACCTGCAGTTTCTTTAGCTCTGGGATCATGGTAAACAGAAATAATCTCACTAAACTCAGGGTTGATCAGCTGCATCAGGAATTCTTTATCATCCTTTTTGTTTTTTAAAGAAACGGTCTGATTTACAAAATGAATCCTGTCATTATTCGTATTCTTGGTCAGTTTCTTTGTGCTGAAATTTCTGATATTGCCCATATATTTAGCAACTTTTGCAATTTTTTCGGCGTTGCTTGGATATACATACATTTCACTGATCTGATCAGCGTTGAAAACAGTATTCTTTTTTGTCGTGCTGTCTTTGATGGCAACTTCATAAATTTGGCCTTTTTTAGTTTCGATCTTATTGCAGAAACCTTTATAGGATGTCCCGTCCTTTAAGATAACAGTCGAGGTTTTCTGTGGAGAGGGAGTATTAAAGCCTTCATTGAACAGGTAAGTCTCCATTTTTTTGATTTCTTCTTTAGAATATTTTACCTTCTGGGCGAAAGATGCTGTACCTGCCAGGCACAATACAAGCAGTAAAGTTTTAAGTCTCATGTATTAAAGTTTTTTATTCGGCGGTAAAAATAGTAAATTATAGTACTTGTTTTGATAAAAAGAGAGAACGATGAAATTTAGTTTCTCCAATTATTGTTAAATGTGTAATTTTAAGAAAATTTTTTAGAAATGATATACGGAGTAGATGTTTTCACTTTCCATGATGTGCTGGAAATCTGTAAAAAACCGAATAAAGCCAAGCTGAATAAAGCCGCTAAAGAACAGATCTTAAAATCTCAGAAAAATGTACAGCAAATAGTAGAATCCGATAGATGTGTATATGGCATCAATACAGGCTTCGGACCATTGTGCGATACTAAAATATCAGCTGATGAAACCGCTCAGTTACAGTATAACTTAATTATATCCCATGCAGTAGGGGTTGGAAAACCCATTGATAAGGAACTTTCAAAAATCATGATGATTGCGAAAGTACATGCTTTGTCAAAAGGATTCTCAGGAGTTTCCCTTGATGTGATCGAAAGAATGATCCTTATGCTTGAAAAAGATATCATTCCGGTAGTTCCTGAGCAGGGATCCGTAGGTGCTTCAGGAGATCTTGCTCCTCTGGCGCATCTGGTACTGCCTTTGCTGGGTCTTGGACAGGTTTGGGAAGGAGATCAGGTATCCGATACCATGGATGTTTTGGAAAAGCATAACCTTGAACCATTGGTTTTAGGACCCAAGGAAGGATTGGGACTGATCAATGGAACACAGTTTATCCTGGCTCATGCCATCAAAGGACTGGAAAAGTTTGAGTACCTCCTAGACCTTGCAGATATGACTGCTGCAATGAGTATTGAAGCTTACAGAGGCTCTGAAAGTCCTTTCAAAAAGGAACTTCATGAGATCAGACCTTTTGAAGGAAGTAAAAAAGTGGCCGCAAGGATGCTTAAATTTCTAAAAGGGTCAGAAAATATGAAAGCCCATGAAGACTGCGAAAGGGTACAGGATCCTTATTCTATGAGATGTGTGCCGCAGGTTCACGGTGCGAGCAGAAATGCTTTTGAACACCTTAGAGGGATGGCAGAAACAGAATTGAACTCCGTTACGGATAATCCAATCGTATTAAGTGCTGAAGAGTCTATCTCCGGAGGAAATTTCCACGGACAATTGATGGCTTTACCTTTAGATTATGCCACATTAGCTGCTGCAGAATTAGGAAATATCTCTGATAGAAGAAGCTACTTACTGCTGGAAGGTAAATACGGACTTCCAAGATTGCTGACGGAAAGCTCAGGGCTGAATTCAGGATTTATGATTCCTCAGTACACTTCCGCAGCTTTGGTTACAGAAAATAAAACATTATGTTTCCCGGCATCAGCAGATTCTATTCCTACCAGCTTAGGACAGGAAGATCATGTTTCCATGGGAAGTATTTCTGGCAGAAAATTCAATCAGGTTCTTGGAAATCTTGTGAATATCTTAGCTGTTGAGCTGATGTTTGCCGCTCAGGGACTGGAGTTCAGAAGACCTTCCAAATGTTCTAAAATCATTGAAGAAAACGTTGCCGTTCTTCGTTCTAAAGTTTCTAAACTTGAAGATGACAGGCTGATCGGACAGGATATGCTGGCCATAGCAGCATTGATCAATGAAAGAAAATTTGTGGTAAATTAATTTAAATACTTGAAAGCTTCCGAAAGGAGGCTTTTTTACTTAAAAAAACTAATTGTATTCTTGCAGATCAGCAGATCCCGCAGATTATTATGTCGCGTATCAGTCTGCGGAAGATAAAAATAAATAAAAAATGATTATACACCGAGTAAACTCTGCCCATGCGGACTTTCAGAATTTAGTAAAGCTTCTCGACATTGATCTTGCTGTACATAATGGGGAGCAAAATGCCTTTTTTGAACAGTTTAATAAAATTGATCATATCAAAAACTGCATTGTCGCTTATATTGATGAAGTTCCGGCTGCTTGTGGGGCATTCAAAGAACTGTCGCAAGATACTGCTGAAATCAAAAGAATGTACACCGATCCAAAATTCAGAAGAAGAGGGCTTGCTTCTGCAGTTGTAAAAGAACTGGAGGACTGGGCTAAAGAATCTGGTTTTGAAAAAGCGGTTTTGGAAACTTCCGCGGAACTGAAGAACGCGATTTCTGTTTATGAAAAAAGGGGGTTCTGCCGGATTCCGAATTATGGGCAATACGTGGGAGTCGAAACCAGTGTATGTTATGAGAAAATACTATGATATCCATAATATTTTATAGAATTGATTCATAAAACGCTATTAATGTTCAGATAATGCAAAATTAATTTTGAAAGATTGAATAATTCTCAATAAAGTGTTATATTGGTCCCTACCAAAATTATAACATATGAAAAAAAGAGTATTCTTCTTGGCAATATTTTTTGCTTTAAGCTCGTGTAATACGGAAGATCTTCAGAACGAAAGTTCAAAAATGGAGATGAGTCAGAAAGATCCGTTGACGGCAAAACAAATCAATGAAGGAATTAATCAATCCATCAAAACCACAGGTTCTTTCAACTGGAGCAAACAGTCTGATCACTTCCTATGGAGTGCTGTTTTCCAGGGAAACAGGATGGCATCCATTGGATTTGGAGAATCCAAGAATGATTTTGACAGAAGTAAATCGTCAAATAACCGGGCTATGGAAAGCGAGATTTTGTCAATTATAAAAAAATACGAAGGTAAAGATGAAAGAGGCTTTCTCCTGGCAACAGACAAATATCTCAATCAGATGGATGTGATCATTGAAAAAGAAGAAACCATTACGGCACTTCGACAGATGAAGACCATCCGATACCTGGAACCCGGGGATTATCATTATTTCGAAAATGAAAATAAGCTGAATACAGCCGCAAGATCTTCGAGCAGCGGCTCTTCCGGATGCGGCTTTTCATCCACTACCCTGAGTACCGCAGATTATACTTCCACCACGCCAAGTGCAAAAATACCGTGGGCTTTTACCAAACATAATATTCCCGACGCCTGGAGCTACAGTACCGGTGCAGGAGTAACAATAGGCTTAGTGGATACAGGAGTTTCACCGGAGCAAACGCTGTTGGGAAACAGCTTCAATACCGGAGCTTCTTCAGGAAGAACCATCACTAAATTTGGCGTATATAATTCAGATGGTTCCGCTGACCAGTGTGGACACGGAACAAAAATGGCTTCCGTAATGACCGCTCCTAGAAATAATGCAGGATTACCGGTGGGCGTTGCTTATAATGCTAATTTAATTGCTTATCGTGCCGCTACAAACGTCGTTTTGGATACTTCAAGCGAACAGACGGGAGTAAAAACAGCATTTACCGAACTGGCGAATAATGCCAGTGTAAAGATTATTTCCATGTCTATGGGACACATCTTTTCAGTAGGAAAAATTGAAGATGGAGTGAAATATGCCTACTCTAAAGGAAAATTGATTTTCTGTGCAGGCGGAACTTCTACCAGTTTTACGACTTTTGTGGGAGTTATTTTCCCGGCATGGATGCCGGAAACACAGGCGATAACAGGAGTAAAGGAGGGAACATCAAATCAGAAGTGTGATGTCTGCCACTCCGGAAGCGAGATCGATTTTACCTTCCAGATGGAAAGAGCTTCAGGAAATACAGTTCCGGTGTTAAGCTATTATAACGGACAGGCCGATTATGTAGGAGGTTCTTCTGTGGCTACAGCAGCTACAGCGGGAATCGCTGCTTTGGTTTGGGCTAAAAATCCTTCCTGGACAAGAGATCAGGTACTTAATAAAATGAGACAGTCTGCGACTTATTACCCTACTGTTAATTCCAGCTATGGCTATGGAAATATTAATGTTTTAAAGGCCGTACAATAACCCCGATAAATTAGAAAAGGAAGCCCGATGCCGGAAGAAGGAGCTACCGGAGTGTAAAAAAAACTTTCAATTTATTAATGGATTACATTTCCATCAAAAAGCTGAAAGCCATAAAACTCATGGTACCAACTCTTATCTTCCGGCATTCGTCCTTTTCTTTTTATCCAATCCTTACACTGGTCATGCTTAATGATCCTCCAATAAGCTCGTCATTAAATAATGCGAGGTCTTCCGTCCGGTCTTTCAGCCCTACTGTATAAAGCAGGGGAAGATAATGATCTGGAGTGGGAACAGCATATTGCAGAGAAGTTCCCTGTTTTTGGTAATCAATGATCTGCTGAAAATTTCCATCCAGAAGCCAGTTGTTGGTCTTTTCGCGGGCTTCTACAGCCCAGTCCCAGCCGGCTCCTACCGTATTGATATTTTTCCAGTCGATCAGCCGGAGGTTATGAACAATATTTCCGCTTCCGATGATCAGAATACCTTTTTCACGAAGCTTATGAAGTCTTTTAGCCAGGTCATAGTGGTATTGCGGCGGCTTTGTATAATCAATGCTAAGCTGTATTACCGGAATATTGGCTTCAGGATACATATGTTTGATCACAGACCAGGCGCCGTGGTCAAGTCCCCAGCTGTGATCTTCTTCAACCTCTGCCGGTAATAAAAGTTCTGCCGTTTCATGGGCAAGTTCCGGACTTCCGTGAGCGGGATACTGTACATCAAATAATTCTTTGGGAAAACCATAAAAATCATGGATCGTTTTAGGCATCTCCATTGCGGTTACAAAAGTTCCGGGAGTATACCAATGGGCAGAAATACACAGGATAGTATTAGGCGTGGGAATTTCTGTCGCTGCTCTTCGGAATCCCTGTACAAACTGATTTTCTTCAATAGCATTCATCGGTGAGCCGTGTCCTAAAAATAAAACAGGCATTCTCTGAGTGCTTTTAAAGCCATCACTTATGTTTTGCAGATCGTTGAGGTTCATAAATATTGAATATTAAAAAAATAAAAGGTTCAAGGCTTTTAGAAAAATCCCTGAACCTTTTATGAAGTATGTTAAAAATTATGCTTGTTTTACAAACTGTAATTCACCGGCTACTTTTACATCATCACTTACCATTACACCTCCTGCCTCGAGCGCAGCATTCCAGTTTAATCCGAAATCTTTTCTGCTGATTTTTCCTTCAAAAGAAAAACCTGCTTTTGTATTTCCCCATGGGTCAACATTGATTCCTCCGAAATCTACATCCAATGTCACAGATTTTGTGATACCGTTGATGGTAAGATTTCCCACTACCTTATCATTCAAAGCCTGAGATTCAAAAGTAATGGTTGGATGCTCAGATGCATTGAAGAATTCAGCAGACTTTAAGTGATTGTCTCTGTCTGCATTATTGGTGAAAACAGAATCTGTCTGGATCGTAGCAGTGGTTTTTGCGTTGGTAAAAGTATCATCTTCCGCTTCAATTTCTGCGGTGAAAGTTCTGAAACTCCCTTTTACGTTAGAGATCATCATGTGTTTTACTTTAAAAGTAATTTCACTATGTGTTGGGTCTAGGTTCCATTTTGTTGCCATTGTATTTTTATTTTTTGTTTGTTATTAATGATGCAAATGTAGGACAGCGAACAGGTACAAATCATTGATATAGGTTAAGAAATGCAGGATAAGCTTTATATTTTAGATTTCAGGAGCTTTTCCCGCTATCCACTCTTACTCCTCACGCCATAGCTTTGCAATACTGAATCCTCCGGATTTCCCTCTCTTGTTGCGGGGTAACCGCTACTATCGGGGCTAGGGTTCTCTGCATCTTTACTACATCTGTCATTGCGAAGCGCAAAGAGATGAAGCACCCTCAATTGTATCGCAGGTAAAATCCTTACGCCTTACAACAGTATTTTTATAAAATAAGCCGGGCCTTTGTGCCGGCCAACAAACCTCGCAGAATTCTAACATTAAGTTAAGAAATAATTTTCATCATTTCATTATTTCCATTTTCTGAATGTTTTAATTTAACATTTCTTAACGGATGATTTTTATTTCTTATTTTTGATGAATTCAATTTTACACAATGAAATTATATAAATTTTCTTTATTGATGCTGGTTGTGGGCAATGCTGCATTCGCCCAGACACAGAAATTCACGATGGCGGAGGCTGTAAACGGGATGAGAACCAACCTTGCCGTGAAAAATATTTCACAATTTTCATGGTCTGCGGATGGAAAATCTTATATCCAGGCTGTGAAAGGCGGGTATCTGATTACAGATTTAAAAACGAACAAACAGGACACGCTGGTATCTTTAACACAGCTCAACAGACAGTTTTCCAATGATAAACTGAAAGCGGTTCCACAGATTAAATTTTCCGGTACATCAGGGTATTTCAATACAGGAGATAAAATGTTCTGGATTGAAAAATCAGGAAACGACTGGAAAGTGAAAAATCAGGCTGCCGTAGATAAGGATGCCTCTAATGTAAAAATGTTTGGTGACGGCCAGACTTTCGCTTTTACAGCAAAGAATAATTTGTTTGTCAACAAAAATGGGAAAACCATTGCCGTGACCCATGAAGCCAATGAAAATATCATCAGCGGGCAAGCCGTACACAGGAATGAATTTGGAATCGATACAGGAATTTTCCCTGCCCCTAATTCTGAAAGTGTAGCTTTTTATAGAATGGATCAGTCTATGGTAGCGGATTATCCGATCATTGACTGGTCTGTAACGCCTGCTGTGAATCACAATATCAAATATCCAATGGCTGGTCAGATTTCTCATCAGGTAACGCTGGGAGTTTTCAATATTAAAAACCAGTCAACGACTTTCCTGAAAATTGAAGGTGAAAAAGATCAGTACCTGACAGCGGTTACCTGGAGCCCGGATTCCAAATACATTTTTGTAGCGGTTCTGAACAGAGGACAGAATCATATGAAAATGAACCAATATGATGCTGTTACCGGAGAATTAGTGAAAACTTTATTTGAAGAAACAGACAGTAAATATGTAGAGCCGCAGCATCCGCTTACTTTCTTCCCGAATTCCAATACAGACTTTATCTGGCAGAGTCAGAGAACAGGATACAATCATTTATTCCATTACAGCTTGGAAAAAGGATTGGTGGCACAGATCACAAAAGGAGACTGGCTGGTAACTGATATTTTAGGATTCAACGAAAAGAAAAAGGAAATCTATTTCATTTCCACCAAAGACACTCCATTAGAACGACATCTATATAAGATCAACTGGACGAATTTTAAAATGCAGAAACTGGATACTGCAGAAGGAATGCATACCGGAGTACTGAGCAGTGACGGAAACTATCTGTATGATGCTTACAGCAATGCCAATTCACCAAGAGTAGGGAATATTATCAATACGAATAATTTAAAGTCTACGAATATTCTTACCTCAGAAAATCCGTTAAAGAATTATCAGAGACCAGAAATCAAAAATGTAGAATTAAAAGCCGATGACGGAACTCCTTTATATGGAAAGATCATCCTTCCAACAAATTTTGATCCTAATAAAAAATATCCGGCAATCGTTTACTTATACAACGGGCCACACCTGCAGCTGGTAACAAACAGTTTCCCTGCTTCAGGAAACCTTTGGTATGAATATATGGCTCAGAACGGATACATTATCTTCACTATGGATGGAAGAGGCTCTTCCAACCGGGGAATGAAATTTGAGCAAGCCGTATTCAGAAACCTGGGAACTACAGAAATGAACGACCAGATGAAAGGAGTGGAGTACCTGAAATCTCTTCCTTATGTAAATGGTGATAAAATGGGAATTCACGGATGGAGCTTCGGAGGATTTATGACCACAAGCTTTATGCTTCGTAAGCCCGATGTCTTTAAAGTAGGAGTTGCCGGAGGACCTGTTATCGACTGGAGCATGTATGAAATCATGTATGGAGAAAGATATATGGATACTCCACAGGAAAATCCACAAGGATATGCTGCGGCTAATCTTTTGGATAAGGTCCAAAACCTCAAAGGAAAACTATTGATGATTCACGGAGCACAGGATGATGTAGTGGTATGGCAGCATTCCATAAAATTCATCAAATCTGCTGTGGACAACGGAGTTCAGTTAGATTACTTTACATATCCTGGACATCCGCACAATGTGATCGGGAAAGACAGGGTTCACCTGATGCAGAAGATCACAGATTATTTTGATCAGTATCTTAAAAAATAATAATACAATTAATTACAATCCAGTCTAAGTTCTAGACTGGATTTTTTGTTTCTGCTAAAAGCTATTGGAAAACGCAAAGACGCAAGATTATTGAATATCTCATGTAATAAGACGCAAGGATTTTATCTGCGATAAAATTTTATACTGTATAATTTATTTTATATCACCCTGATTTTGCAGATTACCCTGATTTTCATAGCATCTGCGTAATCTGTTTGATCTGGATAAATTTAATTTGAATTCTGAAAATCTTTGATTTTCTTGCGCCCTTAGACTTATGCATAATGTATGATATTCCTTGCGTCTTTGCGTTTTCCAACAAATCATGGCTTGATAATGTCAAGACTTCAGATCTTAACAAACATCAATGTTTTTAATTTTTTGTAATCGTAATTTTGTGTATCTAAAATCAACAATATGGAATTAGGAATAGGAATGTTCGGCGATCTGGCTTTTGACCAGGCTACCGGAAAATATAGAGATGCAGGAACTAAGATCCGTGAAATACTGGATCAGATCAAATTAATGGATGAGGTGGGAATTGATGTTTTTGCGATGGGAGAGCACCACCGTCCTGATTATGCCGTTTCATCACCGGAAATAGTATTGGCAGCAGCGGCAAGTATTACTAAAAATATAAAACTGGCAAGTGGAGTGACTGTTCTAAGTTCTTCGGAGCCGGTAAAGGTATATGAAGATTTTTCAACACTGGATCTGATCTCAGATGGAAGAGCAGAAATATTCGTGGGACGTGGAAGTTTCATTGAGTCATTTCCTTTGTATGGGTATTCATTGAATGATTACGAACAGTTATTTGACGAAAAATTAGAATTATTACTGAAAATTAATTCTGAAGAAAACGTAAGCTGGTCTGGAAAACTTCGGGCTCCGATGCAGAATCAAACGGTGTATCCAAGAGCAAAAAATGACGGGAAGCTTTCAATCTGGAGAGCTGTGGGAGGAACTCCGCAGTCTGTCTTAAGTGCCGCCCAGCTGGGAATGCCTTTGGTAGTAGCCATTATTGGAGGAATGCCTATTCAGTTTAGAAACCTGATCGAATTCTATAAACAGGAATACCAAAAAGCAGGGCATGATGTTTCGAAGATGCAGATCGCCATTCATTCCCATACTTTTGTGAGTGAAGATCAGAACGTTGTAGACGGATATTTTCACAATTACAAATCCCAGATGGATAGGATAGGCGCCTCCAGAGGCTGGGCTCCCTATACCAAAATGCAGTATGACGGAGGAAGAAGCAAAGACGGAGCATTATTTATCGGCAGCCCGGCAGAAGTAGCTGATAAAATCGCTTATATGAAAGAGATTTTCGGAATTACAAGATTTATCGGACATATGGATGTAGGAGATCCGGCTCATGAAGTGATGATGAAATCTATTGAATTATTCGGGAAAGAAGTAAAACCCGCTGTAAAAGGACTGTAACAGGCAAGTTTATATCAAATGCAGGGCATAAATCCCGGATTGTCTTATTCCTGTTCAGCCCGGACTGCCACAAAGTTTGAGACCCGATGAAGATATTTTATCTCGAAATTATAACAGATGCTAGAAAAGAGAGAGGAATTCCTGGCGAAGATTGCGAGTGAAGCTCACACCGGAAACAGGCTTTTAGATATACGGAAAGGAGACCAGAAAAGGTCTCCTTTTTTATTTTTTTTTAAAATATTAGTGACAGATCTTTAATTCAGTGATCATTATTAAAACTGAAAAAATGAAACAAATAGTAGTTGCCTCAGACTTTTCCAACAGCGCAGGCAATGCCCAGGTATACGCTCTGTCCCTTGCAAAAATATAACGGTACTGAATGCCATACATTCTACAGAAGACATCAACAACTGTACGTACCCATTTTATTGAAGATTATTACGTGAGTAAAAGACCGGCTCTGAAAGAATGGACCGAAACCTTCAGCAATCATGAACAATATAAAGATATTCCGGTTAAAGCCATTTGTGATGCTGGTTGTCTTAAAAACAGCTGAGCTTGTATAGAAATTCCAAACAGATGAATCCATTGTTATAACCCACAGAAGATTTTAAACCCTTTGTTTTGGATTAATTTGTGACTTTTGCGGTTTAAGGATTAATTAGACGATCTCAATCAGGCTTCCTCTTTTCTCATCCTTGATAATATTGAGGGCTGTAGGAATCTTTTCTTTCAGCTCTTCCACATGGGAGATGATGCCTACAATCCTGTTTTCCTTTATCAGGTTGGTCAGCGTTTCAAATACGATACTGACAGACTCTGCATCCTGAGTTCCGAAGCCTTCATCAATAAAAAAGAAATTCTTGTCTGCCTTTGCATTGGCCTGAACACTTTCAGCCAGCGCTAGTGCTAGGCTCAATGATACCTGAAAAGCCTGGCCTCCGGAAAGTGTTTTTACACTTCTGCTTCTTCCTTCGTTGAGGTAATCAATAATTTCAAAATCATTGTTTTCATTGAGCTGCAGGCTCAGCTGGTTCTTTGTCATTCTGTGGAAGCGTATATTCGCATGATCACACAGCTGCCTCAGATAAATAGAGGAAACGTACTGTACGAAGCCTGCTCCTTTAAACAGGTTCATCATTATTTTTAAATTTTCAGAGCGTTTCTGAAGCTTTGCCAATTCTTTTAAAAGGTTCTCTTTTTTCACAAATTCCTTTTCCAGCCGGTCTATTTCCGCGGTTTTCGTTACCACAGAATCGCTTATTTGTTTCTGTTCAATTTGCGCTTCATTGAAAAACTTCTCAGTCAAAGAAAACTGTTCGTTATCGAATGAAAGTCCTTTCAGTTTTACTTCCAGCTCTCCGATGAACTTTTTTAAAGCTTCAAAATCAACCTTGAAATGCTGGATCTTAGCCCTTACAAGTTGAATGTCGATTTCCTGAACTAAAATATCCTCAACCTCTTTAAAATCTGTGAAATTTTGACCTGCTAAAGCTTGGGCAATAGCTTCTTTATTTTCCGAAATTTCCTTCTCAAATTCTGTAATCTGTTTTTCAGATTGGCTGACAATGGCTTTTTGTTCTGCCAGTTTTGGGGAGAGCAGTTTTTCCTGTTGTAGCGCCTTCTGATAATTGTCTTCTGTTTCCTTGTTGGAGAACACTAGCTTTTGGTAAGTTTCTTCAACTTCTTCCATTGCCTTTTGGGCATACAGATCCCAATCCAGAATCTTAAGCCCGGAACGGCTGATATTGATCTGTTCCTGCTTCGAAACTTCTTCCATCCGGAAAGCTTCCAGTGCACTCTTATACTTTTCCAGAAGTCTGGTCTCTTTTTCCAGCGTTTCGCGCTCCAGGGCTATGTTTCGCTCAGTTTCTTCAATCTTTTTTTCTAAAGTAAATGAGCCGGAACGTTTTTTCTCAAACTCCTCTTCGTGAGCAGGAGAAAATTGTTTCCATGTAAAATTCATGATGTGATTTTCAATATCTTTCAGGATCTGAAGCACTACTTTCTGTTCCGAATGAAGCTGTTCTTCAAATATTTTTTTGCGGTCCAGAATTTTATCAATTTCAGTTTCCTGTTTTTGAATGCCGGTCATTTCCTGCTCAACGGATGTCATTTTATCCTGAATTTCCTGCAGTTCAGTATTGACATCATGAAATTCTACAACATGAGGATGTTCTTTAGAACCACAGAGAGGACAGTTTTCACCATCATGAAGTTCACTGGCAAAACGGGAGAGTTCCTTTTGGACTTTTAAATGATCCAGCTTCTGGGAAAGCTCCTTTTTCTTCGTCTCTAAGACTTCTTTCCTGGTTTTGAAATCTTCCTTATAATGTTGATGATAGGCAAAAGGTTTTAATT contains:
- a CDS encoding SMC family ATPase — protein: MIPIQLTIEGLYSYQERQTIDFKNLTNAGLFGIFGAVGSGKSSILEAISFALYGETERLNMRDKRAYNMMNLKSDSSYIAFDFLNYENKLFRAARDFKRNSKKFEEVKPNTVTFYENINGKWVPLNHSNAETIIGLSYPNFKRTIIIPQGQFKEFLELGAAERTNMMKEIFNLQKFDLQNNVSILNVTNKSELDQLEGQLKGFEEINEEKIQVQKEQLAEEQRKLSESNEKLEKISNTYQQLKNLKSDFESLQQNKEKFSRLSEEKPQMDALEAQAELYDVTFRLFDPLIKEKNKLSKEIADKRDQREQQIKTWQETEKAFNMIKEQLTVLEPQFKALEQSRTQENDLNLIIQILKFSEEIKVLNERTQKGSQKVKEVDLTKEKIQKKIDALSSNSKAFKEQKLDSALLSEVGNWFIQQKNLKKSQQEQVEKIEKYQKQIGEIAEELKPFAYHQHYKEDFKTRKEVLETKKKELSQKLDHLKVQKELSRFASELHDGENCPLCGSKEHPHVVEFHDVNTELQEIQDKMTSVEQEMTGIQKQETEIDKILDRKKIFEEQLHSEQKVVLQILKDIENHIMNFTWKQFSPAHEEEFEKKRSGSFTLEKKIEETERNIALERETLEKETRLLEKYKSALEAFRMEEVSKQEQINISRSGLKILDWDLYAQKAMEEVEETYQKLVFSNKETEDNYQKALQQEKLLSPKLAEQKAIVSQSEKQITEFEKEISENKEAIAQALAGQNFTDFKEVEDILVQEIDIQLVRAKIQHFKVDFEALKKFIGELEVKLKGLSFDNEQFSLTEKFFNEAQIEQKQISDSVVTKTAEIDRLEKEFVKKENLLKELAKLQKRSENLKIMMNLFKGAGFVQYVSSIYLRQLCDHANIRFHRMTKNQLSLQLNENNDFEIIDYLNEGRSRSVKTLSGGQAFQVSLSLALALAESVQANAKADKNFFFIDEGFGTQDAESVSIVFETLTNLIKENRIVGIISHVEELKEKIPTALNIIKDEKRGSLIEIV